The following nucleotide sequence is from Salinispirillum sp. LH 10-3-1.
CGAAGTAACCGCCATGTTAGGCATAGACGACCTGCTCGACCGCCGTATTGACCAACTGTCTGGCGGCCAGCGGCAGCGCGTTTCACTCGGCCGTGCCCTGCTGATCAGCCCACAACTGCTGCTGTTGGACGAACCCTTAGCAGCGCTGGACACGCAAACCAAGCGCGAGATCATGCCGTTCCTGTCACGCATGGCCGAGGAATCTGGCGTGCCCATCATCATGGTCAGCCACGCGCCGGACGAAGTTGAACGATTGGCCGACCGCATAGCCTTTATGCAGCAGGGCCGGATTCAGCGCATTGAAACGTTGCAACAGGCGTTGGCTCGGCCGGACTCACCGTTGTTCGACGATACCGGCGCGGTGTCGGTGTTAGAAGGCACGTTAGGAGAAGCGGGTATTGATGGCGTAAGCCCTTTTGGTCCTGACGACGCGCGGCTGTGGGTACCTAATGCCACCCATCTTTCTCGCCAGCGCACCACGCGACTGCGCGTACTGGCGCGCGATGTCAGTTTGTCGCTCGACTTTCCACGCCGCATCAGCATTCAGAACCACTTACCCGTGGTCATCGAACGGATTGACACAATGCACAACAACCGCGTCGTTATTGCCTGCCGCACCGCCGACCAGCAATTATTGCTGGCAGAAGTCACTCCTCGGGCGGTCAGCCAACTGGCGTTAGCCGTGGGGCAACCGGTCTATGCGCTGATCAAATCGGTAGCCTTGTTGGAATAAGGCGAGCACTGAGTAGTACGTGTCGTTTTGGAACTAGAAGATACTATCGATAAGCCGAGTGCTGTGCACTCGG
It contains:
- the modC gene encoding molybdenum ABC transporter ATP-binding protein, whose protein sequence is MTSEAMTSQAMTLRIKAQLRYGDDFELHVDDELPLHGVTALFGRSGCGKTTLLRIIAGLERVSGAAVRFGDQPWQQEHAFVPLHKRRIGLVFQEHSLLPHLSVRDNLLYGYRRTPEHLRRLQPPEVTAMLGIDDLLDRRIDQLSGGQRQRVSLGRALLISPQLLLLDEPLAALDTQTKREIMPFLSRMAEESGVPIIMVSHAPDEVERLADRIAFMQQGRIQRIETLQQALARPDSPLFDDTGAVSVLEGTLGEAGIDGVSPFGPDDARLWVPNATHLSRQRTTRLRVLARDVSLSLDFPRRISIQNHLPVVIERIDTMHNNRVVIACRTADQQLLLAEVTPRAVSQLALAVGQPVYALIKSVALLE